A window of Benincasa hispida cultivar B227 chromosome 9, ASM972705v1, whole genome shotgun sequence genomic DNA:
CTATAGGCTTTGGTTGAAGAATGATATGAGCTGAAAAGAAGTATGAGACTATTAGTACTGGTAGAATCGTTGCCCGATGCCGTGTTCATCAattgtttttgtattttgttCTCTGGTTGGAcatttttttcagaaaaaaaaaattattacccTTTGTGTTCAATCATTTTTCTCAATTAGAGCTGATTCTTTCATTAGGGGGGAAAAAGAATAGTCAGAAAAAATCACATGATAGGTTACAAATAGCTTTTAGCTTTTGCACCTTTTATCATACCTGTGATGAACACTGTTACTTAATCAATTCTTGAATCCTAACTCCGTAGATAACTTAACTATTTTCTACTGgagaaaattaatgaatttctaaatttgatCTTCTCTTATTGTCTGCTAGGGATGTAAAGACTGGTTTGCCTGAGCTTATGGTTAACTTTGTGACCTCATCCTACAAGCCTCAGCTGCTGATGCCCCTAGTTGAGAAAATTTCAGATATTCCCGAAGTGGTTAGTCCGGaaatactttacaacaaatttactCAGATGTGACCTTGTGAAATTCATTCTTCTTCAGATGCTAATCTTCCTCATGTATTCGGTCTTACTGTGTTGGCAAAGTTCGAATGTTCCAAAAGCATCTTAAGATTCTTTTGATGATAATTCCCTATAGGTTGGCCTTGGCATACATAATCACAAGTTGCTTCTATGGGTAGTTTACTTTCTCATGGCCTTTTTATCCTCACTTATGTGGTGAATTCTTTCGTTTCAATCTCTGCTACCATTATCTTCTTTACGACAGCAAAATTTCTTGCATAATAAATTAATGGAGAGATTTCTATTGTTGTTAACTTGTTGCTGATGTTTTTAGAAGCTGCATAGCATCAAACAAATTCCTGCTTCATGAAATTATGGCCAACTACCCCTTTGAATTGTTGCAAAGTTCCTTTCATACTCTCTGGCTAGTTGCTTCACTTTTTCTTACCTGTTGCCAGCATCATATATGTAGATTTAGATTACAAATTTATTCAATGGTGGATTTTCCCCATTCACTTGTTAACTTCTCGAATCCTATCATGACTGTAGGTTAGTGTTGTGAATAATATAAATTCCTCTGTTGGTAACACTTCTGTTGGAGAAGAGGAACATGTTTTGTATGGAAAATCCACCATCAGGGAGAATCTACGAGGTCTAACATTCCAAATATCAGCGAATTCTTTCTTTCAAACAAACACTCATCAGGTAGACAGAAATTTATTCCATTGCCTAGCTCATCTTGATTATGATGATACTATCCGAGACACTGACCAAAATGTTATTTAGGCAGAGGTTTTGTATAGGCTTATTGAAGAGTGTGCTGGTCTTAAAGGAGATGGTTCAGAAATTGTTCTCGACTTGTTTTGTGGCACTGGTACTATTGGTCTTACACTTGCTAAAAGGTAACTTTGTTTTGATTGATTCTTCTTTTCTGAAGACCTGTGTAATAACGGCATGCTTTGCACCGCTTGGTTTCAGGGCTAGACATGTTTATGGCTATGAAGTGGTTCCTCAGGCCATCAAAGATGCTTGTTTGAATGCCAAACTAAACAGTATTTGTAATGCTACATTTGTACAAGGAGATCTGAATAAAATTGACGAAAGTTTTGGCAACAATTTTCCCAAGCCTGATATCATCATTTCAGGTTAGACGCTTTATTTTCCTTTAGTTATTATTGTTATTCTTTTATCCTCAAGAGATCCTTGTCTATGAACCAGATAAGCAATTCTTGTTTTGTTTGTATAGTTTTGACTTTTGAGTATCCAAGGACGAGgaagattttcattttttatatttatgttcAATGAATAGATACTCTGCTTTTGGTTTTTCATCTTTTCTGAACTACAAGTCCACAATTGATGCAGATCCAAACCGTCCTGGTATGCACATGAAGTTGATTAAATTTCTTCTTAAAATCAAGGCACCTCGCATAGTTTATGTATCATGTAATCCAGCAACTTGTGCTCGTGATCTTGATTATCTCTGCCATGGTGTGGTATGTTCAAGCTTATTCCTACTATCTAAAATAATCTTTTCATAGCCAGTCATTTGAGCTGTTGAAATATTCTGCGCAGGTGGAGCAAGGCATAAAAGGTTGTTACACACTGAAGAGCTTACAGCCAGTAGACATGTTCCCCCATACTCCTCATATTGAATGTGTCTGCTTACTGGAACTCACACCTGATTCCCAGATGGGATCATAATTTTTACTCAAATTAAAGCCTTCTCTTTTCATGTGTTCCCAATTAATGAGTGGGAATTCTAGAAATATATACTTGGTGTTTTCAACCAAATTTTGTAGCAGAGCAAGTGAGGTCGTTTTATGAATTTGCATTTGCTACATAATGTATAACAACTATGTCATTAGCTAAAGCAATCTATATTATCTTCTTGTattctttatattaaaattggaATTACTGAAGACAGTTAAAGCTGGCATTTTGGATGTCACTGATTCAAAGGCTCAAAGCTGTTCCatatttcagtttttttttggTCCTCTCTTCTTCTTAACATGTTTAGCCTTTTCGTATCTCAAACCTTCGAGGAGTATATTAAAGTGGATTTTCATACGTATGGCAAAGGAGAATTTCGTATGGATGATCCATTTTTACGGGCTTGGATgaaaaaacttttttcttttgtttgtgTCATCAGATGGTGAAAGTACTGTAATAACCCTTTGAAGCATGTATAACAAATAAGTCATCGCTACTCACTCTTGTTCATCTCGATACTTATTCTCACTATCGCTCTCGATGACTTGACACTTGTTCTCGTTCTTGACTCTCACACCATTATAGAGAGTTAAAAAGATGGGAAAATGAGAAACTAGAATGAAATGTTAAATGTttgttgaaatttaaaatatacgGGATAAGAATTAAGAACAAGAGAGTGGTAGTGAAAGCAAGTGCAAGTGTCAAGTTAACGAGAAATAAGCATGGAGGGCCACCAAATTTGCAATGATGCTAACCAAAACAAAAgtgaacatttttttaattggaaCCCTCGAAAAGAACCGTACAAAAATCCCATAATAAAGTCACAAAAGAAGACGAGCTATCACAAGACTTTccaattttcaataaaaaatcaTGGATAGACTATAATTATAGACAAAAATCATTGTGATTTGCACTCCACCTCAGCCAAAGCTCGAGTACTATGAACGTAAAATTCCTATAATTATAGACAAAAATCATTGTGATTTGCACTCCACCTCAGCCAAAGCTCGAGTACTATGAACGTAAAATTCCTATAATTATAGACAAAAATCATTGTGATTTGCACTCCACCTCAGCCAAAGCTCGAGTACTATGAACGTAAAATTCCTATAATTATAGACAAAAATCATTGTGATTTGCACTCCACCTCAGCCAAAGCTCGAGTACTATGAACGTAAAATTCCTACGTATTCAAAATGTCCTGGTCTAAGGTTCCAAGATTCCTTTTTGGAGTTAAACCAAAGAATAGCTCAGCTGTTAATATCATGGATTTGGCTGGATATTACTCACAGTTCAATTATGTCTTTTTTCACAACGCATAACATTGGCAATCGTCCCAACAAAGAAAGAGTATGCTTTTATATCTTTCGGAAATCTATTCACATTTTCATTAGCCAGAAAAACGTGATTACAGACAAAATTTTCTAACATTTCAATAGGAATATTGACAACTCGGTGGATGTCACTTCCCAGATGAACTTCATCAACTCTGAGGAGCTGAAGTCCTCTGTTGGGGAGCAAAAGGGAGGGTGGTAAAAGTTGATTTCTACAAATATAATTCTAAAATACATCATAGTTGGTTTCTTTCTTCTTGTATTAACTGAAAAATCCTAGCTGCTGATTCAGTTGCAGATCTAGGATGATGAGGTACAACCTTAATGGCCCTTGATTTGTTCTCACTGATTTCTGGATTTGGACTGGACTCCTCAGCTGGTGGTTCAGTAGGAAAAAGAGGAAGCACATCTCCATTACCTCTCTCAGAGGGGCTACTAGCTGTACTTCCCAACAATTCACTTCCCTTTGATCCATGAAATTTCTGAACGTGAAATGGCATTGAATGGCTCGTTTGACTCAGCATTTCACACGAGTTTTCTTGATGCGTCAAGTAGTTGACGTCCCCAGTTGATATCTGGTTTTCCTGTTCTTTTGACTTGACTTTACTGAAAAGACTCACTTGATCTGGAACTGACCCGGACATGGATTGATTAGTCACCGGAATGCCATAAGGTGGAAAGAACGCCTGGTTCAATGGAATCGAGCCAGGAAAATATCCAAACCCTTGGTTGTGAGATGCAGGAACAGCATAAGCTGGAGGGTAAAAGTCTCTAGCTCCACTACCTGCATTTAGGCTCATTGTTCCGAAGTTACCGTACATTGGTGTCATGAATCCGGCACTTGGAGGACACGGCCCTGTATATGGTTTGTAAATAAGCCCTTCCGAAGCGGACATAACAGGAACCAACCATTGATTTCCTGGCGTAGGGTGGTTCAAGCACCAGGGATCTGATTTTGGAGCAGCAGCAGTGGGAGTTGGTGGCTGCATGTCTTTTACATGAAGCTCATTGCTTGTTTGTTGAGCAAGTGCAAGTTTACTGTTGTCCTTGTTGAAAGAAGGTAAAGGAATCTTAGCAAGAGGATTCTTATCTGCACATTTGCTGTTGAGAGCGAGATAGGgctgttgatgattctctttCACTATGGTGCTCAGAACCGGTGGTTGAGCACACTCAGTTAGCTTGTTCTTAACAGAAGAAAGAGTTAATGGAGGGTTGTCCAAATAGTCTTCAAGTAAGATGTGTGGTGATCCAGCAATGAGTTTTTGAACCTATGTTAAATTCAAGCAGTAAACCATTTAAATAAAAAGAGAGCGGAATACAAATACAACGATCAGAGTTCAATTAATGAGGAGCCAAGTGATGGTGTACCTCTATGAGTCTATGCAACTCAAACACCTGTACTGCAAAAATTCTTTGCTGACTGAAAAcggttggaaaaaaaaatgagaataagaGATCAGATAATATTTACTGAGATCTCAAAGAAGACAATGAAAATCCAACCCAAAAGATAACACTCGAATGAGAAGAATAAGCCAAATATACAAGAAATTGTAATCACAAAGGAGATTTTAAGTGGTCTGACCAATTAAAGAATCATTGAGTGGTGATGTGTGCAACTTGCAAAGAGAATGTTACTTGATAAATGAACTCTAAAAAACACCATCAAAGACTAACAGTACATATCAGATCATATAAGCTGGTCATAATGGCATTTGCACCAATCAGAAGACGTCATAACTGGTGAAGTAACTCAACTTTGCAACGTCGTCTAGATGAAGAGTGGTCCAAAAGTTTAGCCTATGGGTTACACTACATTTAATTATGTCAATACTTTAACACTTTCCCTCACTTGAAGGCTTGAAAATTAGTAGAAAACTCAACAAatagaaatcaatattaattggggaGAAAATGACATCCTGTTCTAAGACCATGTCAAATCAGCGATTGACAAAAAAAACTTAAGCTAATGGGttttggtaaatttaattatatcaacacTTAAATAGATTGCAAACAGAATTTACAGAGTCAACTTAAGAATTGGTAGGCTGGATGACATGACATGATAAACAGAAGCATAGTAGTAAGGGTGTCAGACTACTAGATGGCCTTTCTATTCTACCATGAAGTTTGACACAAGATACTACTTAGCAGCACAAAATCTGCTATTTTATCAACAAGGTTTAGGCAAAAAAGAATACTCACTGAACAATCGCTTTTCTAGCTTTCCAGAATTGTTTTTCGCCAATCAACCCCACGACAACATCGGGGGAGATATTTGGAGCTGAAGTTGAATCTACTAAGGAAGCATCTGAAACATTCTCTTTTTGTTCTACTTCTCTCAACTGCACAGTCGAGAACTTCTTGAACTCATTAGGTCTGCTGCGGTTATCAGGGTTTTCTAAATTTCTATCCCCATCTCTAGGTGACAACACTGGACATGATTCTCTAATGACCATGGATGAATTTTCCAAGCCGGGACCTTGGCTGCAACCCACCTTGTCTTGGACAGCTTCAGAGCTCAGCTCAGCCAAATCTTCTGGATATGCTCTCACGTTTGCACCGCACAGTCTATTTGAATTGCTGACTGGAGTCCAGCTTTCTTTGGCCATGGATGGATGGGGTAGCTTTGTCTTTTCAAAGTCCTTATACTTTGTTGAAGGGCAAGCCTTTGCCTCTAACAATGAGTTACCAGTGGCTGAAGGGATAAATGCAGACCTCTCCTCAGGATTCCGAGTAGCCTTGGTCAAATTTAGATTCTCCTCGCCTTCCTTCCCCACGTATTTTCTAGAAATAAGATTTGTGACAGCTATATTACCCTGTGATTCACAAGCAATTCCAAGTTGTGCAGAAGAGCTCATACTGGTGCTAGACATCCTTTCCCTATCATGGTTGTGCACACCAGTTTTAGGTTGGTCAGAGGCAGGAATCCAGAACTCGTCGTCTTTTTCTCTAGCGTCCTTCGAAGAAAAGTCCTTGAGAGTCGATATCTTATTCTTTCTGACTAAATTGGATTGGGGATTTGATGACAGTGATCCTGTTGCTACCAGACTTGTCTTTAGCAACTTTGCCTCATTACTCTGCACAACTCCTCTAGAACAATAAGAGTGAAGTTTCTCGGCCTGATGAGATTGTACAGAGCACTTGGAGGATGATGAGAAGATGCCCCTTTTTTGGCCAGAAAACTGCAGAGCAAGAAACTTCATGCAATCAATAGCACAAAATGAATAGAGAACTAATGCACATGAGATGACAAACACTTAAGTCGGTAATTAGTACAAAGCAGTGAAGCTTCAAAACTGGATATATTAGCTAAATTTAAGCCGTGTTTGCCTCTTAGCTGCAGTCTTTTCCAAAATGGCTTACACGGAACACAAACTGCCCCTCATTTTCTATTATTGATTCTCAGAATATTTTCATCAAACATAGTAATATGAATATATGGTTTCAGTTTTAGTAACTGAAAGGATAATCAAATGTAACTTTTCTGAGAAGAATACATCGTGGTCGATACTGAAAAACCGAAAAAGTCAAGCACTAATGCAGTGATAAACATGTGAGTTTTGAATAATTGCAGTAATATATGAAGCTTACATGGCTAGGAGACGTCGAGGGAGCTGGACTACTGCTTGGAAGAGGAGCGGCTGAAGCTGATCCAGAGGAAAACCTTTGAGTAGGAATTGTGAGCTGCTCATAGAGAGCCATTTTATTCCTTGGAGGGGCTCTTGGGCCTCCTTTCTCTGTGTCATTCACATGAAGCCTGGGGAACATCGGACTTAACAATTTTTCTTCATCCTTTCCCCCCCTCATCCTCTCaccaaaattccaaatgaaacaAACTtgctaaattcaaaattcaccaGAAGAACCCAATTCCATGATTTTGTGTGTTAAAAACAAAGGGATTTccatttcaaaaatagaaagcCCATAAAATATCCTTCACCAGTTCGCAAACTATCAAATACTTTTACAAGCACCACGATCGTTACCTTTTGAGGGAAATATGTAAAAGATTCAACTTAATTTTTGAAAGCCCTTCcttcattttttaaactatttgtCTAAAACCAACCATCAAATCACACAATTCTGCCACCCCAGAAAGAAAAAACATTGATTTTGGTGAGGGATTCACAATTGGCAGATACCCAACATCATCAGCCCACTTCAAATGAACAAATCTTCTGGctgaaattcatgaaaaaacaGGAAGAACACATGAAAAAACaaggagagagagaaagagagaccAAACACTCAGTGGCAGCACCCAAAAATCCAAACAGtagagaaaaaaggaaaaaagttgaaaaacaattaaaaggaaaaaaagaaaaaaagaaaaaaaaaaggactgaAGATTCGAGGTGACAACAAAAATGCAGACAACAACCACAAAATCAAATACCCAAAATTTGGCAACCAAGCaatcaaaaaaaggaaaatatcagaAAGAAGAGGTGAAGGTAAGATAGAAGCAACAACAAAACAACAGACCATACATGGAAACACAAGGAGGGCAAGAAAAAAGTCAGCAGTTAAATATAAGGGagaaaaaaggagaaaaggGGAAAGAATAGGAAGAAAAGACCTATTGGATAAAGAATATATATTGGGAAAGATGGATTCTGTGAAAGAATAGGGTTACCTTGGATTTGCACTACAGGGGATCCCATCAACccacaagaagaaaaaaaaggaagaaagtaAAAGGAGAGACAGAgaagaataaaaacaaaaaacctcAAAGTTTAGAGTAATGTGGGAACCAGGTGGGAAATAGGATAGAATGAGAACTACTTTTACGCAAGAGGGCCAAATTCCAGAAGCCAAAGAAGGGTGTTTTTCCAGTTTCTCATATCTACCTCCACAAGAAAGCCTAGTTGTCAAGCTTCAATTGGATTGAAAGACCCAATTTTGGAAACATTTTTGATTGTGGGGTAGTGACTGAGTCTAGCA
This region includes:
- the LOC120087286 gene encoding LOW QUALITY PROTEIN: uncharacterized RNA methyltransferase BH0687 (The sequence of the model RefSeq protein was modified relative to this genomic sequence to represent the inferred CDS: substituted 2 bases at 2 genomic stop codons) is translated as MASIPSHGLRNLSTTKCSFQFHFHKFRSSTSLAASLSSTISHDDSQRVEQHDPPSSDGFSTKSQSYFPKRGQTLELVCESLAFKGKGLCKVADTGFVVMCDRVLPGERFVGRVTRRKGNYAEVTKLETLSPHWDLVDAPCEYASYCGGCKTQNLSYEAQVRYKEQQFTSCXLMXKFSQKYLESHSVMKPIVPCKIQFHYRNKVLASIHECWRDPVLGLSPYDVHSHKGFLKHLMLRTGRDVKTGLPELMVNFVTSSYKPQLLMPLVEKISDIPEVVSVVNNINSSVGNTSVGEEEHVLYGKSTIRENLRGLTFQISANSFFQTNTHQAEVLYRLIEECAGLKGDGSEIVLDLFCGTGTIGLTLAKRARHVYGYEVVPQAIKDACLNAKLNSICNATFVQGDLNKIDESFGNNFPKPDIIISDPNRPGMHMKLIKFLLKIKAPRIVYVSCNPATCARDLDYLCHGVVEQGIKGCYTLKSLQPVDMFPHTPHIECVCLLELTPDSQMGS
- the LOC120085559 gene encoding protein HEADING DATE 3B-like — translated: MRGGKDEEKLLSPMFPRLHVNDTEKGGPRAPPRNKMALYEQLTIPTQRFSSGSASAAPLPSSSPAPSTSPSHFSGQKRGIFSSSSKCSVQSHQAEKLHSYCSRGVVQSNEAKLLKTSLVATGSLSSNPQSNLVRKNKISTLKDFSSKDAREKDDEFWIPASDQPKTGVHNHDRERMSSTSMSSSAQLGIACESQGNIAVTNLISRKYVGKEGEENLNLTKATRNPEERSAFIPSATGNSLLEAKACPSTKYKDFEKTKLPHPSMAKESWTPVSNSNRLCGANVRAYPEDLAELSSEAVQDKVGCSQGPGLENSSMVIRESCPVLSPRDGDRNLENPDNRSRPNEFKKFSTVQLREVEQKENVSDASLVDSTSAPNISPDVVVGLIGEKQFWKARKAIVHQQRIFAVQVFELHRLIEVQKLIAGSPHILLEDYLDNPPLTLSSVKNKLTECAQPPVLSTIVKENHQQPYLALNSKCADKNPLAKIPLPSFNKDNSKLALAQQTSNELHVKDMQPPTPTAAAPKSDPWCLNHPTPGNQWLVPVMSASEGLIYKPYTGPCPPSAGFMTPMYGNFGTMSLNAGSGARDFYPPAYAVPASHNQGFGYFPGSIPLNQAFFPPYGIPVTNQSMSGSVPDQVSLFSKVKSKEQENQISTGDVNYLTHQENSCEMLSQTSHSMPFHVQKFHGSKGSELLGSTASSPSERGNGDVLPLFPTEPPAEESSPNPEISENKSRAIKVVPHHPRSATESAARIFQLIQEERNQL